One Brassica napus cultivar Da-Ae chromosome C4, Da-Ae, whole genome shotgun sequence genomic region harbors:
- the LOC125586209 gene encoding F-box protein At1g59680-like yields MTMITDLSLDLVEEILSKVPLTSLKAVKSTCKRWNTLSKDESFTKKHSAEEFPAFLNFDYCCSQRRFSVHRIHYNIEDLPCIKEIGKLHSPIKLHILHQCDGLLLGHAEDKLVVWNPSLAQTRWIELRNKRSVYKRRGLGRCAIGYDNNKNHKVLVRFYDVYDNNITNVKHEIYDFKSSSWRGHDIINPKRIRERGVSVKGNNYFVVEGKLLGFDFTKERFGPFMDLPFESSDDFEYDRIPYSCVRGDQLAVLFQRHLCDLVIWITTKIEPDAVSWSNFFKFDLKPFLGFDHGFKVRSFFIDKEKKIGVVCGTELKSHINEEKCYVVGEDGCYQAKTGKQYVFSYVPSWVQIQVPSSCGKRKGRDC; encoded by the coding sequence TTGCAAAAGATGGAACACTCTATCCAAAGATGAGAGCTTTACAAAGAAACACTCAGCCGAAGAATTTCCGGCGTTCTTGAATTTTGATTATTGTTGTTCTCAAAGAAGATTCAGTGTCCACAGAATCCATTATAACATCGAAGACTTGCCATGTATAAAGGAGATAGGTAAACTACATAGTCCTATCAAATTACATATACTCCATCAGTGTGACGGCTTATTGTTAGGCCACGCTGAGGACAAGCTAGTGGTATGGAACCCGTCTTTGGCGCAAACCAGATGGATTGAACTCAGAAATAAGCGGAGCGTATATAAGCGGAGGGGTCTTGGTCGGTGTGCTATTGGATACGACAACAACAAGAACCATAAAGTCTTGGTGCGTTTCTATGATGTGTATGACAATAATATAACTAATGTCAAGCATGAAATATACGATTTTAAGTCTAGTTCATGGAGGGGTCATGATATCATCAATCCTAAACGGATAAGGGAGAGAGGTGTGTCCGTGAAGGGAAATAATTACTTTGTTGTTGAGGGGAAATTATTAGGTTTCGATTTTACTAAAGAGAGATTTGGACCGTTTATGGACCTACCATTTGAAAGTAGTGATGATTTTGAGTATGATAGGATTCCATATTCTTGTGTAAGAGGGGACCAGCTTGCGGTGCTATTTCAAAGGCACCTATGTGACTTGGTGATATGGATTACAACTAAGATTGAGCCTGATGCAGTGTCGTGGAGCAAtttctttaaatttgatttgaaacCTTTCCTTGGTTTCGACCATGGGTTTAAAGTtcgcagtttcttcattgacaAGGAGAAGAAAATAGGAGTGGTTTGTGGTACTGAACTTAAAAGTCATATCAACGAGGAAAAATGTTATGTGGTTGGAGAGGATGGATGCTACCAAGCAAAAACGGGGAAGCAATATGTCTTCTCTTATGTTCCAAGTTGGGTGCAGATCCAAGTACCTTCATCATGTGgcaaaagaaaaggaagagattGTTAG